The genomic DNA TGacaaagtataaaatttaaaccACATCATCTATAGCTTTAATAAATGGcatttataagaaagaaaactaaCAGGTACTCTGGACCATTTGAGAAGACCTAGGCAACCCTACTGCTCTAATTAAAGACCAGAAGGCATTTATCCTATAGTATACCTGACGGGTAACTTGTAATTACTTAAAAtcaagattctttttacttttcgTCACATGCCCTGTCCGTCCTCTTGTTATTGCAGTAATAAAACTACTACAACCTTTCTAAGAAAGCCCATTTCCCCATATATTTGTAAGGGAgaataagaaatggaaaaatgttcCTGGGACTAGTCAAACTCACTTCAAATGGGGAAATGGTAGGACGTGGAAGGAAAAATACTAGGTTGGTTTCCGTAGTTTTCATTCCATTCTTTGACGCTCCTGCCAGGTGATCGTGGAGAAGGCTCCTAAGGCCAGGGTGCCTGATCTGGACAAGAGGAAGTACCTGGTGCCCTCTGACCTCACTGGTAATGCTCCTTTTCTCTGACCCTTCCCCCCATAGCAAAGCATTCCCAGTCCTTCCTGTGTGCATGAGATTGTGAGACTGAGGACTAGGTTGATGAAAGTAGGGTTCTTCAGAAAGTTAGGTTATTCAAAATGGTGACATAATTATTGCCCATCACCAGCCCCTTAAGCATTTCGCATCATAGTGCCTTGTTTGATGCAGGCACAGAAAAGTATAAACCATTGAAAGAGATCAGATGTCTATTATTTAAAGAGATCAGATGTCTGTTATTTAAAGCACTTAACATCATCTTTGTTACTATGATGTCACTTTATTCCAAGAGGAAAGCCAGATTAGTTTCTTGCGAGAATCACATTTTAGAGATTCTCAAATGATTTCCTTGTCTCCCCAAACAACATTTTTTCGGTTAACGTTTTACAGATACTTTGGTTAACGCTTGGAAACGCAGAGGATATATTCATTCTTCACCTTGACCCTTAGTGGAATTATCACTGCATCCAGGAGACACTGGAAAGATTGTTAGATATGTTTGCTCTAGAGGTCTTAGATTTACATATCAGCCTTCAGTGTGCTCCGGAAAAGGGAAAGCGCTGAACTCCATTCATTGTCCCAGCATTGGGATGAGTGGTGGTGCTAAGGTTACTGGAGTCGAGAAGACCACTTCCTATGACTAGTTTGTGTTAGGAAAGAAGTGTGTTTCAAATCAGACTGAGACAATGCTGGGCTGTTGCAGTCTGGATATTAGTGTTCCCTCAAAGCTGTCCTCAGGCTCAGCGTGGATATGCTAGCACCGGGTCTAAATTTGCATAAATGAAGGTAAGCTCCTATTTTCTGAGGAATAAACTGCTCAGTGGCCTATTACAAGTACAAGGGAGTACAAGTCTGAGTTTCACTTTATTTCTGTCGCTATGGGACAGTAATGGGCTCTGTTCAGATGGTATGTAAAGGTGGTACTCTAAAGGGAGCAGGTGTAGCAGGATTCTCCTAGTCCCTTGTGTTCTCTCCTCTTGCCTTTCTTTTATAAAACCTTCTTCCTTATTCCAGTTGGCCAGTTCTACTTCTTAATCCGGAAGAGGATCCACCTGAGACCTGAGGACGCCTTATTCTTCTTTGTCAACAACACTATCCCTCCCACTAGCGCTACCATGGGCCAGCTGTATGAGGTAATGGTCCTGGTGACAACAATACGGACAGGTCTGGTGTTCTCCGGCTTTTGTTCTAGTGCATTTTGATAACACACCTGGGAAGTGGAACAGGAGGTGTTGTCTATCAGGATCCTCTTACTCACGGCAGGCACTGTGAGGCTCTGTGAGATGAGACAGCACTGTCTTTCAGGAATAGAGCAGCTACTAAATGCAATCCCTTTTAATTCTTGTTCCTGTCTTGCCTTGCCtggagtattattatttttttaatgtatttttattgatttcagagagggagagacagacagaaacatttagcgtgtgccctgactgtgaactgaactatgacctcccggttcataggttgccaCCCAACTACAGAGCCACGCCGACCAGCCTTGCCTAGAGCATTTTAACATGGGATTATCGTTATTGAAACAGTAGGAAATGGCTTTTGATTGTGAAAGTTTCAAATAAACTGAAATTTATAATTAAGACCAAAATCTTTAAATTGTTTTAACAGGTAAACTCAGCTGGAGAGAATAAtgtatgtgattttttaaaaatacatatttctattgatttcagagaggaagggagagggaaagagagagagagagaaacatcagtgataagagagaatcattgatcggctgccttctgcaaaccccacagtggggattgaacccccaacctgggcatgtaccccgaccggaaatcgaaccacaacctcctggttcataggttgatgctcaaccactgagccatgctggccagaccaATGTTTGTGATTTTATTTGGTTTCCTTGGTAAACTGTCAGAATCCAATATGAGAAAATTATAGTGTAGGACTTTGTCTTGCTATATCACCTAAGAGTGTAACTTATTCCTGAAAGGATTTCCCACAAGATGTTGCCTCCTGTGCCCCTTTAGTGAGTTAAATAAACTTCGAATATTCTAATCTAATTGTTATCCCGTGGCATATATTCCCTATCAGTATATATCTCAATGTGCATGTTTTGTTGTATCTGTGTTTTCCTCGCTAGATAGAATGAGCTTTTAAAGATAAGGATTATGTTCTAGTCTTGGAGATAATGAATGGGATGATGTTTTCTGACTTGTCCTCATCTCTTCCCCTAGGACAACCATGAGGAAGACTACTTTCTGTACGTGGCCTACAGTGATGAGAGTGTGTATGGGAAATGAGTGGTGGCAGCCCAGCAGATGGGAGCACCTGgactcgggggaagggggagggaagtgtGTGGGATGTGGGGAAGAGATCGTTAGCTCCCACCATGGAGGAGACAGAAGGTGAAGACACCTGGAAACACTACACCGTACACACCGTCATCATATTTTCACCTGCTCAACTGGTATTTTTTGCTGCTTCCTCGGGCCAGGGAGAAAGCCTGTCAGGACAGAGCCGTTGGATTAGCTTTGCTCGAGGAATGGAGAGGATATAATTTCATAGCATTGCTGCgaattaatttttttggtttttttttgtttttgttttgttttgttttgtttttttagaagaGACAGGAGGTGGGCAAGTGGGGGCCAGAGATGATTGTGGACTAGCATCAACTTCCGGCTCTCCCTTCTCTTCAGGCAGATTCTCTCTGACATTTGCACAAtttagctggggggaggggaggggaggggaatgtTTTAGGACTACTGGTAGTGGACCATTCCTGGGACCAAAAGAGACACATTGTAATTCAAACATTGTGCCCCATCTCTCGTATCTgtacacctcctcctcctccatatcctcctcctcctcacctcctctcccccccctcccccagtcataATCTCACAGACATCAAGCACCACCCCAGTGACGGGGATAGATGTCAGACAGAAATTTAGATGGCGCTCACTTTAGGAAAAAGGACGTGACAATGAAGGTAGTTTTGATGGCATTAACTGGAACTGATGAAGTATTGAACATCTCTGCCCAACCTGCTCGCTCTCTGGCTCTCTGGCGCCCTTAGTCCCACCCCTACCTTGGACTTTAATGAGCCTCAGCCATTTCCCATCACAGACTCAACGATGTCCTCCCCCCCTGCTGTCCCTTCTGTCTCACAGGCACGGAAATGCGCAGTGATGGCCAGCTGCTTCCCTCCTGGGTTTTCGTTTACTGCAGCTGCTGGTTAGAAAAGCTGGAGAGGGTGACTTTCAGTAATTCGTGGGGGTTCTGTTGATTCTGATTATTTTCACTTTAGGGGTTattctgggtgggggtggggagcactcAGACATGACATTTCAGCTCATCTCTGCTCACGAGAAGGGTTCTTCCTGTGTGGGGGAATCTGGGTGTTGATTCTGTCAGCTGCAGGCTCTTGTGTAATGTTTATGCTGTCAGGCCAAGGAAATAAAGTAATTGTTTAAACTCGCCGTGAGTTCAGAGCTGTTGTCTTTGCTTAGTATGCATTACGATGGACGGCGGGTGGAGTCTCTGAGCAGAACATCTGAGTGGGTGACTGGTGGCAGTATTCGTTCACATGTGGTCAGACGTGTACAAGTTTGCTGACCAGGAGCGACCATCCAAATGTGCGTGTGGAGGTGGGGCCATGCGGCGCGACGATGATGTGTGCGTGGTAAATGCTTTGTCACTGTTTTATGTGATTTTCTAAACTGGAGGGGGAAGACCGCCTACATCAGAATACAGGGGGTGGAATTGGGGATGTGCAGGTGCCTAAGCCTTGTTCCAGATTTTACCCACTCAGAATCTCTGCGTAGGCGCCTGCATTTTTAATCCCATGATTCTGCTGTGCACTGAAGTTGGAGAGGCGTTGCTCTGTACACCTGGTTTTGCCCTAAGTCCCAACTAAACATATTCCCTTCACATCTTGTTCAGAGTGAGGCTAAAACAGAAAAGGCATGTAGGTAAGGCTCCTGGGGTTACACAAGCTTGGGTATTCTGACCATTTGAGTCCACTCTGTCAGGGACTAACACCTGAGTGAGCAGTTGGGGTGCAAGTTAggagacaatgaaaaaaatattagtagACAACTGCTTTCTTAAAGAACTTCAAAACCTGTCTCTCATACTGTAATCTTGCATCTGTATCTCCAAGTGGTGTCTACCTCTGCAGTTGTAGGTGGTTATGAAAGATCCATGGCAGGACTCCACCCACCACCAAATCACGCTCAGTGTATTGACTGAGAAAGTGCAGCCAGGAttgagggaaggaaggagcccGAGCCCAGCAAGCATCACACGAAGAAAATTACGAAAAGTTGTAAGGAGTTTTGATGTTGACATCAAAGCACTGGGAATGAGACACCTGTCACCACTGGCAGAAAAATATTTAGGTGTTTCTGATAAAGCCAAATGGAAGCTAATATTTGAATTAAGAtaggaattatatttttaaggtaATGGACTTAGTCACTGCCTAAGAATAAAATGGGATAAATGTTTAAAGCAAATAACCCAGGCTGGGtttgctctgtggttagagtgtcggcttgtGCACTAAggatcacaggttcgattcctagtcacggacacatagctgggttgcaggttcgaatctcctggccctggtcagggtgcatgaaGGAGGtgaccaatggatgtttctcccccactcctgtccctccctcctactccctaaaaaatcaatagaaaaaacatccttgggtgaggattagccaaaaaaggtaaaaatcaaaacaaatactTGGCAGATCCCAGTTCCCTACACATGGGGAGCAGTCCCTGGAGTGCATGGAGCGGCGGACCATCACTAAATCCGAGGGGTACTTTGAACTTAGAGCCTCTGTCTCCTAGGAGGCCTTTGCCTAGTCTAGTCTGACCTATCTCTGGGTCTTCCTGTTGGAgatcatttgtccttgggtgggATTAGACCGGCCCTCTACTTTCATAAATCCCTAAAAGTAAATAACTTAGTTCAGGAGCAAAGGCAGGCTGGGGGTTCGAGGGCTCCGATTTGGATGTTCCTTCCTGAACAGTAGTATCTCAGAGCCACTCCCATGATTCCTGCTGGTCCAGCTCTAAAGCCTCGCAGTGCCCCCTGGCCATTGTGTAGTTAAGTCTCGGAGTAAAAGCAGCTTAGGGAATGTCTTTTCACTCTTGTCCCATGGAAGATGGATTGACACTCTGATACTTCTTCCTGGGAATCAAGTGTGAATGATGTGTCAAATAGTCCAATTTGCCCCTTAGAATTCAGCCTGAAATCACTATCAGAGATGAGTGAGTATTTAGCTTTTATCATATATTTTggtagatctcatatctctgtaGGGTGAGCATACATCCAGTCTTGCAAGGAGCATCTTGATTTATGCCTGTTATCCTGATTGGTTTATTTATGCTTATTTCACTGTTACAAGTTCCCCAATGGACAAACATAGAAGTTCACTCtccttatatttaatataaaatggaAGCTTATCACCACCatagagggagaggaggggtgagagagagagagagggagaatttGCCATCCAGATACATCCTGCCCCACAGCTGTTAACCCTGTGGGTGGAAACGAGAAAAAGAAGGCCACTCCTGAATAGCAGACTGTTTGCCTTGTTTTCCCCAATGTAGAGTTGTTTTCCTATAAagctctgcatttaaaaaaagttcatagactgtattgtgaaATCAGAGGTCAAGGTTGCAAAAGAGCAAAGCAAATGGAGGTTAACTAATGAAGAGCGGTGACTAGGCAGACAGGGGCACTGCCTGGCAGAACTCCAGGGGCAGCATGCGGTTTTGCAGTGTGGATGGTGTTCCCAGCATGTGCACAGGCCTCTGGTTGTCGCAGTGCCCCTTTGGTCACAATACTGTCAGTGCACCAGTT from Myotis daubentonii chromosome 2, mMyoDau2.1, whole genome shotgun sequence includes the following:
- the GABARAPL1 gene encoding gamma-aminobutyric acid receptor-associated protein-like 1; translated protein: MKFQYKEDHPFEYRKKEGEKIRKKYPDRVPVIVEKAPKARVPDLDKRKYLVPSDLTVGQFYFLIRKRIHLRPEDALFFFVNNTIPPTSATMGQLYEDNHEEDYFLYVAYSDESVYGK